A window of Limibacillus sp. genomic DNA:
GCAGGCCGCCGCTCTTGTCGCGCAGGACGCTCAAGCCGTCCTCGGCGGGCAAACGGCTTTCCATGGGCGCCAGGGTTTCGGTCAGGAAGACGTCCCAGTCCCGCGCCGGGCCGAGCTGCTGCTGGAGCCAGCGCAACTCCTCCTTCAGGTGACCCAGCGAACCAGCCGCCAGGACCGGCTTGAAGAGCGACAGCAGCGCGCGCAGACGCCGCGTGGCGACGCGCATCTGGTGGACCCCTTCCGGATCCTCGCCCTTTAGAACCGCGGGCTCATTCGCGCGCAGGTGCTCATAGCAATTGCGCACCATCATCATGAAGGCGTTCTTGACGCTGACGCCGCGCGGCAGGTCGAGCGGCTCGGCCTTCACGGGAGGCTCGTCCTTGCGCTCGTAGAGGCCATAGCCGCGCGCGGCCTTGCTCTTGGTCTCCAGGCGAAGATCCAGCCCTTCCTGCACCAACATGAGAGCAAGCTCGTAGAGCCGCGTGCTGCGGCCCGATTTGAGCTCAAGCTCGATCTCGCTCAAGGGCGTCTCGCGGCCCGAGGCCTCGATCGAGCCCTCGTCTATGGCCAGTTCGATATCGCTGTCCACCAGACGCAGGGGAACCAGCGTGCGCTCGATCCGCGTGGTGAAGACCGGACCGATCTGCTGGGGCAGGTTCTGGTCCTCGATCCACTGGCGCAGGACCGGGTCGTCCAGCTTGGTGACGTCCGGGCGGCCCTCCTCCACGGCGGTCTCATACTCCGCCATGTGTTGCAGCCCCGACTTGATGGCGCCTGGCACCGGCGCCTTCAGGGTCTGCAGCTTGTGATCGCCCATGTCGCGCACGCGCAACGCCATGCCCGCGCGCTTGAGCGCGAACTCAGGCGTATCGAAATAGGTCGAGACCATGGTGCGCTTGGCGGCGCGTCCGACCGTGAGACTGCGCATCAGGCCGAGACGGCGAAGGCGGGACATCTGTCCCGCGGGGATCGCCAGTTTCAGTTCGATCTCTTCTTGCATGCCGCTCGCCGCCAGGGTTCAGAAGACCGCTACCCTAGGACAAGTGGCCCCACCCCAGCAATTAGAAGGTGCTGTTGAAGGCGCCGCCGTCCAGAAGCAGGTTCTGGCCTGTGATGAATCCCGCCTGATCGGACGCCAGGAAGGCGCAAGCCTCGCCAAACTCGAAAGGATCGCCGAAACGCTTGGCCGGATTGCCCTGCATACGCTCGTTCCAGACGTCATCGAAGGAACGGCCGGACTTCTCGGCGGCGTTCTTGACGTTGGCGCTCAAGCGGTCGGTGTCGAAGGGGCCGGGCAGGATGTTGTTGATGGTCACGTTGTGCTGGACCGTCTGGCGCGAGAGCCCGGCGACGAAGCCCGTCAGGCCGGCGCGCGCGCCGTTGGACATGCCAAGGGCCGGGATCGGCGACTTAACCGAGCCGGAGGTGATGTTGACGATCCGCCCCCACTTGCGCTCGATCATGGCGTCGACCGTCGCCTTGATCAGTTCGATGGGGGTCAGCATGTTGGCGTCCAGCGCCTTGATCCAGTCGTCGCGCTCCCAGTCCCGGAAGTCGCCCGGCGGCGGACCGCCCGCGTTGTTGATCAGGATATCGACCTGCGGACAGGCGGCGAGCGCCTTCTCGCGCCCCTCGGCGCTGGTGATGTCCGCGGCCACGGCGTTGACCGTGACGCCGGTCTCCTTGCGGATCTCCTCCGCCGTGGCCTCAAGCGGGCCTTCGGTGCGCGCGGCGATCGTCACGTTCGCGCCATTGCGCGCCAGCGAAAAGGCGCAGGCACGGCCCAGCCCCTTGCTGGCGGCGCAAACCAAGGCGTGCTTTCCGGCGATACCCAGATCCATATCCTACTTCTCCATCCTTTACGTGGTTGTCGTGTTCGTCGTTATGACTCAGCGCGCGCCGTCGGCGCGCTCCTTAGAGGTGTCGGCCTCACCGGCCAGATTTTCAAGAGCCCGGCGCGCGAGCGGCACGGTAACCCGGCGGCGCTCGGCCAGCGCCATGCGGTCGGTCTCGCGCACGAGATCGCGGGCCATGGCGAAGGAACGCTCCATGCGCGGCAGCAGATAGGCGAGGGCCTCGGGCGCGATGGGCGTCTGACGGTCGGCGAAGAGCTTGACCAGCAGCGCGGCCATCAACTCCTCGTTGGGCTGGGCGATGGAGACGCTGGCGGTGCCCGCAAGGCGCGAGGCGAGGTCCGGCAGCGCCACCTTCCAGCGGGCCGGCGCTTCGCGGCCGACCAGAAGGAGCTTGGCGCCCCGCTCCTGAGCAAGATTGATCAGATGGAAGAGCGCGCGCTCGCGTTCCTCGTCCCCTGCGATGGCGTCGGCTGCGTCGAGAGCGAGCGCGCCGCCCTCGGCGATCACGCCGTCCAGCCCCTCGCTGTTCAGAGCCGTGAGCGGCAGCAGCGCCGCGCCGCTCTCCGCCCGCCAGACCTCGACCAGATGGCTCTTGCCGCTGCCCGGCGCGCCATAGAGAGCCAGGCGGCCCAGCGGCCAGTCGCGCCAACGGTCGATCCAGGCGACAGCGTCGGCGTTGCAGTCGGCGACCATGAAGTCCTCGCGGCCCTGGGCCGCGCGGTAGACCAGATCGAGGGCGAGTTGGCTCACTCGGCCTCCTCCTCCGCCTTCTGCGGAGCGCCGTAGAGCGAGCTGTTCATGTACTGCTTCAGGGCAAAGCGCACCAGGACGCCGATCACCGCCGCCACCGGAATTGCCAGCAGCACGCCGAGGAAGCCGAAGAGCGCGCCGCCGGCGAGCAGCGCGAAGATCACCCAGACCGGATGAAGCTGCGTCGAATCCCCGACCAGCTTCGGCGTGATGAAGTTGCCCTCCAGGAACTGTCCCAGGAAGAAGATCCCGGCCACGATCACCACGCGGTAGAACTCGTCGAACTGCACCAGGGCGAGCCCCACCGAGAGCACCAGCCCCGTGATCGACCCGACAAAGGGCACGAAGGAGAGCAGCCCTGACACCAACCCCACGACCAGGCCGTATTGCAGGCCCGCCAGCAGCAGTCCAACCATGTAGAAGCCGCCCAGAACCACACAGACCAGCGCCTGTCCGCGGATGTAGCTGGCGATGATGCCGTCGGCCTCCTTGAGCAGAGAGACGATGGTGTCGTGGCTGTGGCGCGGCAGCCAGCCGTCGATCCGCGCGACCATCTTGTCCCAGTCGCGCAAGAGGTAGAAGGCGACGATCGGCGTGATGAAGATCAGGGAGAGCAGGTTCACCAGCGCGACGCCGCCGGAGATGATCTGTCCGATCAGCTTCGTGAACCAATCCACCGCCTTGCCGACGGAGCCCTGAAGGCTCTCGCGCACCTGCTGCATGATGTCGCCGTCGAAGCGGTCCTGAAGCGCCAGGAAGACCGACTGCAGCTTGCCGTGCAGGCCGTCCACCACCCTCGGCAGAGCCTCCAGCAGGCTGAGCAGCTGATTGATCAGAAGCGGGCCAACGAGCAGCAGGAAGATCAGCAGAAGGAGCACGAAGCCCAAGGTAACGAGAACGGTCGCGAGGGTCCGGGACAGGCCCCAGGACTCCAGCTTGTCGCAGGTCGGGTCCAGCAGATAGGCGACCGCCATTCCCGCGGCGAAGGGCAGCAGGACGCTGCTGAGGAAATACATCGCCACCAGCAGGACGATAAGGCCAATCGTCCAGAAGCGGACCTGTTGCTCAGTGGTCATGACCGCGCGCTACCCCCTGGGGCCCTCACCCTCCGGCTC
This region includes:
- a CDS encoding CYTH and CHAD domain-containing protein, translated to MQEEIELKLAIPAGQMSRLRRLGLMRSLTVGRAAKRTMVSTYFDTPEFALKRAGMALRVRDMGDHKLQTLKAPVPGAIKSGLQHMAEYETAVEEGRPDVTKLDDPVLRQWIEDQNLPQQIGPVFTTRIERTLVPLRLVDSDIELAIDEGSIEASGRETPLSEIELELKSGRSTRLYELALMLVQEGLDLRLETKSKAARGYGLYERKDEPPVKAEPLDLPRGVSVKNAFMMMVRNCYEHLRANEPAVLKGEDPEGVHQMRVATRRLRALLSLFKPVLAAGSLGHLKEELRWLQQQLGPARDWDVFLTETLAPMESRLPAEDGLSVLRDKSGGLRAKAYERAREVVTSRRYTGLLLRLQLHLADDGWFKTVEPGEADPLAGSMKDFAAGVLSKRSKRLAKLGNKHAELTELQLHQLRIEGKKLRYAVEFFSTLYPKPDVKLYRKSLVGIQDSLGALNDAVVGHRLLDELEVEMRSDERVAPETACLASGLLLGWHAARITDHLSALPGVWKAHRKLKRFWA
- a CDS encoding SDR family oxidoreductase yields the protein MDLGIAGKHALVCAASKGLGRACAFSLARNGANVTIAARTEGPLEATAEEIRKETGVTVNAVAADITSAEGREKALAACPQVDILINNAGGPPPGDFRDWERDDWIKALDANMLTPIELIKATVDAMIERKWGRIVNITSGSVKSPIPALGMSNGARAGLTGFVAGLSRQTVQHNVTINNILPGPFDTDRLSANVKNAAEKSGRSFDDVWNERMQGNPAKRFGDPFEFGEACAFLASDQAGFITGQNLLLDGGAFNSTF
- a CDS encoding DnaA/Hda family protein; the protein is MSQLALDLVYRAAQGREDFMVADCNADAVAWIDRWRDWPLGRLALYGAPGSGKSHLVEVWRAESGAALLPLTALNSEGLDGVIAEGGALALDAADAIAGDEERERALFHLINLAQERGAKLLLVGREAPARWKVALPDLASRLAGTASVSIAQPNEELMAALLVKLFADRQTPIAPEALAYLLPRMERSFAMARDLVRETDRMALAERRRVTVPLARRALENLAGEADTSKERADGAR
- a CDS encoding AI-2E family transporter; its protein translation is MTTEQQVRFWTIGLIVLLVAMYFLSSVLLPFAAGMAVAYLLDPTCDKLESWGLSRTLATVLVTLGFVLLLLIFLLLVGPLLINQLLSLLEALPRVVDGLHGKLQSVFLALQDRFDGDIMQQVRESLQGSVGKAVDWFTKLIGQIISGGVALVNLLSLIFITPIVAFYLLRDWDKMVARIDGWLPRHSHDTIVSLLKEADGIIASYIRGQALVCVVLGGFYMVGLLLAGLQYGLVVGLVSGLLSFVPFVGSITGLVLSVGLALVQFDEFYRVVIVAGIFFLGQFLEGNFITPKLVGDSTQLHPVWVIFALLAGGALFGFLGVLLAIPVAAVIGVLVRFALKQYMNSSLYGAPQKAEEEAE